TGTGGCGGTGGACAAGTTCGACACGTGGATGGCAGCTGTGTCACACCTCAAGTAAACAGTCGTGTGTTCTTGTATGATGTGCCGGCAAATCAAGCTTCGTCCAGTGGGCCAGCGTACGTTCCAAAACCTAAACTTGAACGCAATATTGTTTTCGTGAGACTTCCAGAAGGTGGTCAAGGACCCGAACCCATCGTCGTTCCTCCTCCGAGGCAACAACACGTTTTGTTCGTACTTAACAAGCAGTCTGAACAAGGTCAGCAAGTGATCGAGGTGCCAGCTCCACCACCTTCGGATCCCGAAGTGTTCTTCGTGAACTACGCAGAAGGAGAGAACCCGACTCTTCCTGGTGGAGTAGACCTCCAAACGGCGCTGAGTGCTGCTTCTCAAGGTGGCGGTCAAGTCGTAGGAGGTGGTGGCAGTGGAGGTTCTGGTGGCGGCTTCGGAGGCGGAtttggaggtggatttggaggcggcagtggaggtggatttggaggcggcagtggaggtggatttggaggcggcagtggaggtggatttggaggagGAATTGGAGGCGGCAGTGGAGGTGGATCCGGTGGTGGAAGGCCTTCCACTCTATACAGTGCACCATAAACAGCAAATATATTCTGTGATTTAAAATAAGTTGATCCTAGAAAATAAGAAGATttagattttgttattattcatcaataAATACATGAGTATATACAAAGAAGACAGATTTATGATTAAATACCTG
This genomic interval from Penaeus monodon isolate SGIC_2016 chromosome 22, NSTDA_Pmon_1, whole genome shotgun sequence contains the following:
- the LOC119586855 gene encoding ATP-dependent RNA helicase A-like; amino-acid sequence: MCVGGAIAIGVYKEESLARISTFNMKLLILLLVVAVSAAPQGYNLATPSGPSFNAGGCGGGQVRHVDGSCVTPQVNSRVFLYDVPANQASSSGPAYVPKPKLERNIVFVRLPEGGQGPEPIVVPPPRQQHVLFVLNKQSEQGQQVIEVPAPPPSDPEVFFVNYAEGENPTLPGGVDLQTALSAASQGGGQVVGGGGSGGSGGGFGGGFGGGFGGGSGGGFGGGSGGGFGGGSGGGFGGGIGGGSGGGSGGGRPSTLYSAP